In Pseudoduganella albidiflava, a single window of DNA contains:
- a CDS encoding serine hydrolase domain-containing protein, protein MNHPSRLPLLPLLPLLFCALPAPAATDPGLAARIAAVESGLQPAVVIEGAAPVQRRLADEMARLGVPGASIAVIHAGEIEWAKGYGVVTPGGAPVTPGTLFQAGSISKPVAALAALKLVEGGTLALDANINGYTQWWKLPNKVDNSPVTLRQLLSHTAGTTVHGFPGYAAGAKVPTLVQLLNGAAPANTRGVHVATKPGTKWRYSGGGYEVIQYVIGERTKSGFAQVAQDTVLKPLAMNDSTFAQPLPPALLARAALPHDGSGKPIAGGPHTYPELAAAGLWSTPSDLAKLAIEVRLSAAGQSNKVLSQSMTQLMLAPVLDDFGLGWRIDGTGQAQSFSHGGANAGYQNTLIAYTERGDGVAVMTNGDRGGELAGALVRAVASAYNWPTQRAKVRTAIATPAAALAALPGKYVIEGLGDFTIARSGDGLTVALREGAAEPLYAAPDGAWFVTSMDAELRFAATNDRGRVTAPGLDTAFAKAK, encoded by the coding sequence TTGAACCACCCATCGCGCCTGCCACTCCTGCCCCTTCTCCCTCTCCTGTTCTGCGCGCTGCCCGCGCCTGCCGCCACCGACCCCGGCCTGGCGGCGCGCATCGCCGCCGTGGAAAGCGGTTTGCAGCCGGCCGTCGTGATCGAGGGCGCCGCGCCGGTGCAGCGCCGGCTGGCCGATGAAATGGCCCGCCTCGGCGTGCCGGGTGCCAGCATCGCCGTGATCCATGCCGGCGAAATCGAATGGGCCAAGGGATATGGCGTGGTGACGCCGGGCGGCGCCCCCGTCACGCCGGGCACGCTGTTCCAGGCCGGCTCGATCAGCAAGCCGGTCGCCGCGCTGGCCGCGCTGAAGCTGGTGGAAGGGGGCACGCTGGCGCTGGACGCCAACATCAATGGCTACACCCAGTGGTGGAAGCTGCCGAACAAGGTCGACAATTCTCCTGTCACGCTGCGCCAGCTGCTGTCGCACACGGCCGGCACCACCGTGCATGGCTTCCCCGGCTACGCGGCGGGGGCCAAGGTGCCGACGCTGGTGCAGCTGCTGAACGGCGCCGCGCCGGCCAATACGCGCGGCGTGCACGTGGCCACGAAACCGGGCACGAAGTGGCGCTATTCCGGCGGCGGATACGAGGTCATCCAGTATGTGATCGGCGAACGCACCAAATCCGGATTCGCGCAGGTGGCGCAGGATACCGTGCTGAAACCGCTGGCGATGAACGACAGCACGTTCGCGCAACCGCTGCCACCCGCGCTGCTGGCACGCGCTGCCCTGCCCCACGACGGCAGTGGCAAGCCGATCGCCGGCGGCCCGCACACCTATCCGGAACTGGCGGCGGCCGGCCTGTGGTCCACGCCGTCCGACTTGGCGAAACTGGCGATCGAGGTCAGGCTGTCGGCGGCGGGGCAATCGAACAAGGTGCTGTCGCAATCGATGACGCAGCTGATGCTGGCGCCGGTGCTGGACGACTTCGGCCTGGGCTGGCGCATCGACGGCACCGGCCAGGCGCAATCGTTCAGCCACGGCGGCGCCAACGCGGGGTACCAGAACACCTTGATCGCGTACACGGAACGGGGCGACGGGGTGGCCGTGATGACCAACGGCGACCGGGGCGGCGAACTGGCGGGCGCCCTCGTGCGCGCGGTTGCCAGCGCCTACAACTGGCCGACCCAGCGGGCCAAGGTGCGCACGGCGATCGCCACGCCCGCAGCGGCCCTGGCGGCGCTGCCCGGCAAGTACGTGATCGAAGGCCTGGGCGACTTCACGATCGCCCGCAGCGGCGACGGGCTGACCGTCGCGCTGCGCGAAGGCGCCGCGGAACCGCTCTACGCGGCGCCGGACGGTGCCTGGTTCGTCACGTCGATGGATGCCGAACTGCGTTTCGCCGCCACCAATGACCGCGGGCGCGTTACCGCGCCGGGACTCGATACGGCGTTTGCAAAAGCAAAGTGA
- the gltX gene encoding glutamate--tRNA ligase yields the protein MTTAPAKTPANPPATPVRTRFAPSPTGFLHLGGARTALYSWAYARHFGGTFVLRIEDTDLERSTPEAVQAIIDGMQWLGLDHDEGPFYQMQRMDRYREVIGQMLEAGTAYHCYCTPEEVEAMRERFRAAGEKPRYDGTWRPEEGKALPAIPEGRKPVVRFKNPLDGDVTWHDVVKGPITISNKELDDLVIARTDGTPTYNFCVAVDDWDMRITHVLRGDDHVNNTPRQINILRAIGAQLPEYGHLPMILGSDGQKLSKRHGAVSVMEYPAQGFLPEAMLNYLARLGWSHGDDEVFSMAQFCEWFNLEHLTASPAQFNNEKLAWLNNHWIKQADNARLAALAGPRMREAGAVFDGAPELATVLALFKERANTVNELADAAMLFYRDPQPDAALMAQHFTGAVKPALALFAERIATVEWTKEAIAAMIKEVLAANGLKMPQLAMPLRLIVTGQLQTPAIDAVLQLFGRDVVLARVGKYL from the coding sequence ATGACCACTGCTCCAGCAAAGACTCCAGCCAACCCGCCCGCCACCCCGGTCCGTACCCGCTTTGCACCCAGCCCGACCGGCTTCCTCCACCTGGGTGGCGCCCGCACGGCGCTGTACTCGTGGGCCTATGCGCGTCACTTCGGCGGCACCTTCGTGCTGCGCATCGAGGATACCGACCTGGAACGCTCCACGCCGGAAGCCGTGCAGGCGATCATCGACGGCATGCAGTGGCTGGGCCTGGACCATGACGAAGGCCCGTTCTACCAGATGCAGCGGATGGATCGCTACCGCGAAGTGATCGGCCAGATGCTGGAGGCGGGCACCGCCTACCACTGCTATTGCACGCCGGAAGAAGTGGAGGCGATGCGCGAACGCTTCCGCGCCGCGGGCGAAAAGCCCCGCTACGACGGCACCTGGCGCCCGGAAGAAGGCAAGGCGCTGCCCGCCATCCCGGAAGGCCGCAAGCCGGTGGTGCGCTTCAAGAATCCGCTCGACGGCGACGTCACGTGGCACGACGTGGTGAAGGGCCCGATCACGATCTCCAACAAGGAGCTCGACGACCTGGTCATCGCCCGCACCGACGGCACGCCCACGTACAACTTCTGCGTGGCGGTGGATGACTGGGACATGCGCATCACCCACGTGCTGCGCGGCGACGACCACGTCAACAACACGCCGCGCCAGATCAACATCCTGCGCGCGATCGGTGCCCAGTTGCCGGAATACGGCCACCTGCCGATGATCCTCGGCTCGGACGGCCAGAAGCTGTCGAAGCGCCACGGCGCCGTCAGTGTGATGGAATACCCGGCCCAGGGCTTCCTGCCGGAAGCGATGCTCAATTACCTGGCGCGCCTGGGCTGGAGCCATGGCGACGACGAAGTGTTCTCGATGGCGCAGTTCTGCGAATGGTTCAACCTGGAGCACCTGACCGCGTCGCCGGCGCAGTTCAACAATGAAAAGCTGGCGTGGCTGAATAATCACTGGATCAAGCAGGCCGACAATGCGCGCCTGGCCGCACTGGCCGGGCCGCGCATGCGGGAAGCGGGTGCCGTGTTCGACGGTGCTCCCGAGCTGGCCACCGTGCTGGCGCTGTTCAAGGAGCGCGCCAACACCGTCAACGAACTGGCCGATGCGGCGATGCTGTTCTACCGCGACCCGCAGCCGGATGCGGCGCTGATGGCGCAGCACTTCACCGGTGCCGTGAAGCCGGCGCTGGCGCTGTTCGCCGAGCGCATCGCCACGGTCGAGTGGACCAAGGAGGCGATCGCCGCGATGATCAAGGAAGTCCTGGCCGCCAACGGCCTGAAGATGCCGCAGCTGGCCATGCCGCTGCGCCTGATCGTCACCGGCCAGCTGCAGACGCCGGCGATCGATGCCGTGCTGCAGTTGTTCGGCCGCGACGTCGTGCTGGCACGCGTCGGCAAATATTTGTAA